The following coding sequences are from one Lolium rigidum isolate FL_2022 chromosome 6, APGP_CSIRO_Lrig_0.1, whole genome shotgun sequence window:
- the LOC124660340 gene encoding noroxomaritidine/norcraugsodine reductase-like, whose protein sequence is MAAAASSMVGEERWSLAGKTALVTGGTKGLGRAIVEELAGFGVRVHTCARSDADLRERLRGWDADADAGRLRARVTASACDVSVSADREALMATARIELGGKLDILVNNAGQIMFRPTMESTPEDYARLMAINLESCFHLSQLAHPLLLLAGGGAVVNVSSISGLIAYPQLSVYSATKGAMNQLSRSLAVEWARDGIRVNCVAPGGIRTDLVSSSGIHLDAETARKLGETESARVALGRMGEPEEVASLVSFLCMPAASYITGQVICIDGGRTIAA, encoded by the coding sequence atggcggcagcagcaagCAGCATGGTCGGGGAGGAGCGGTGGAGCCTGGCTGGCAAGACCGCGCTTGTCACTGGAGGAACCAAAGGGTTGGGGCGCGCGATCGTGGAGGAGCTCGCCGGGTTCGGTGTCCGCGTGCACACCTGCGCCCGGAGCGACGCCGACCTGCGGGAGCGCCTGCGCGGAtgggacgccgacgccgacgcgggCCGGCTGCGCGCGCGTGTAACTGCCTCCGCCTGCGACGTCTCCGTGAGCGCCGACAGAGAGGCGCTCATGGCCACGGCTCGCATCGAGCTAGGCGGGAAACTGGACATCCTTGTCAACAACGCCGGCCAGATAATGTTCCGCCCCACCATGGAGAGCACGCCGGAGGACTACGCGCGCCTCATGGCCATCAACCTCGAATCCTGCTTCCACCTCTCCCAGCTTGCGCACCCgctgctcctcctcgccggcggcggagcggtggTCAACGTGTCCTCAATCAGTGGGCTCATCGCGTACCCGCAGCTTTCGGTGTACTCGGCGACCAAGGGCGCCATGAACCAGCTCAGCCGGAGCCTTGCCGTGGAGTGGGCGCGCGACGGCATCCGCGTCAACTGCGTCGCGCCGGGGGGCATCCGGACGGACCTCGTGAGCAGCAGTGGCATCCATCTTGACGCGGAGACGGCTCGGAAGCTCGGCGAGACAGAGAGCGCGCGCGTTGCCTTGGGACGCATGGGTGAGCCCGAGGAGGTGGCGTCGCTCGTGTCGTTCCTGTGCATGCCGGCCGCGTCGTACATCACCGGGCAGGTCATCTGCATCGACGGTGGCCGCACAATAGCTGCCTAG
- the LOC124660339 gene encoding noroxomaritidine/norcraugsodine reductase-like, translating into MAAAASSMIGEERWSLAGKTALVTGGTKGLGRAIVEELAGFGVRVHTCARSDADLRERLRGWDADVDDGRLRARVTASACDVSVRADREALMATARTELGGKLDILVNNAGQIMFHPAMESTPDDYARLMAINLESCFHLSQLAHPLLLLAGGGAVVNVSSISGLIAYPQLSVYSATKGAMNQLSRSLAVEWARDGIRVNCVAPGGIRTDLVSSSGIHLDAETARKLGEAESARVAFGRMGEPEEVASLVSFLCMPAASYITGQVICVDGGRTIAA; encoded by the coding sequence atggcggcagcagcaagCAGCATGATCGGGGAGGAGCGGTGGAGCCTGGCTGGCAAGACCGCGCTTGTCACTGGAGGAACTAAAGGGTTGGGGCGCGCGATCGTGGAGGAGCTCGCCGGGTTCGGTGTCCGCGTGCACACCTGCGCCCGGAGCGACGCCGACCTGCGGGAGCGCCTGCGCGGATGGGATGCCGACGTCGACGACGGCCGGCTGCGCGCGCGTGTCACTGCCTCCGCCTGCGACGTCTCGGTGCGCGCCGACAGGGAGGCGCTGATGGCCACGGCTCGCACCGAGCTAGGCGGGAAACTGGACATCCTCGTCAACAACGCCGGCCAGATAATGTTCCACCCCGCCATGGAGAGCACGCCGGATGACTACGCGCGCCTCATGGCCATCAACCTCGAATCCTGCTTCCACCTCTCCCAGCTCGCGCACCCGCTGCTTCTCCtcgctggcggcggagcggtggtgAACGTGTCATCCATCAGTGGGCTCATCGCGTACCCGCAGCTTTCGGTGTACTCGGCGACCAAGGGCGCCATGAACCAGCTCAGCCGGAGCCTTGCCGTGGAGTGGGCGCGCGACGGCATCCGCGTCAACTGCGTCGCGCCGGGGGGCATCCGGACGGACCTCGTGAGCAGCAGTGGCATCCATCTTGACGCGGAGACGGCTCGGAAGCTCGGCGAGGCAGAGAGCGCGCGCGTCGCCTTTGGACGCATGGGCGAACCCGAGGAGGTGGCGTCGCTCGTCTCGTTCCTGTGCATGCCGGCCGCGTCGTACATCACCGGACAGGTCATCTGCGTCGACGGTGGCCGCACAATAGCTGCCTAG